The following proteins come from a genomic window of Hoplias malabaricus isolate fHopMal1 chromosome 15, fHopMal1.hap1, whole genome shotgun sequence:
- the taok1b gene encoding serine/threonine-protein kinase TAO1 isoform X2: MPSTSRAGSLKDPEIAELFFKEDPEKLFTDLREIGHGSFGAVYFARDVRTAEVVAIKKMSYSGKQSNEKWQDIIKEVKFLQRIQHPNSIEYKGCYLREHTAWLVMEYCLGSASDLLEVHKKPLQEMEIAAITHGALLGLAYLHSHNMIHRDIKAGNILLTEPGQVKLADFGSASIASPANSFVGTPYWMAPEVILAMDEGQYDGKVDVWSLGITCIELAERKPPLFNMNAMSALYHIAQNESPTLQSSEWTDYFRNFVDSCLQKIPQDRPHSDDLLQHVFVQRERPDTVLIDLIMRTKDAVRELDNLQYRKMKKILFHDPHNGPATEPQEGDEEPEHSAGRTGTVNSVGSNQSIPSMSISASSQSSSVNSLPDAADDKSELDLLEGDHTVMSNSSVIHLKPEEEEFYHDDSEVHNRPPEAQPAPAQPPQRKHRNREHFATIRTASLVTRQMQEHEQDSELREQMSGYKRMRRQHQKHLMALENKLKAEMDEHRLRLDKELETQRNSFAAEIEKLVKKHQAAMEKDAKSFANDEKKFQQHIQVQQKKELSSFLESQKREYKLRKEQLKEELNENQSTPKKEKQEWLSKQKENFQHFQAEEEANLLRRQRQYLELECRRFKRRILIARHNVEQDLVREELNKRQTQKDLEHAMLLRHHESMQELEVRQLGTIQKMRTELIRLQHQTELTNQLEYNKRRERELRRKHVMEVRQQPKSLKSKELQIKKQFQDTCKIQTRQYKALRNHLLETTPKSEHKAVLKRLKEEQTRKLAILAEQYDHSISDMLSTQALRLDEAQEAECQVLKMQLQQELELLNAYQSKIKMQTDAQHDHERKELEQRVSLRRALLEQKIEEEMLALQNERSERIRSLLERQAREIEAFDSESMRLGFSNMVLSNLASSDGHSHSFPGAPGGWGSQHGASSQGPHWGGSGGSGVGGHHGSQHGHHHHPSQSGSIQQPWGHSLPSGGPPPWGHHGPGGSQRSSGSGGGARNSPQALRRTSSGGRSEQGMSRSASIASQISNGSHLSYT, encoded by the exons ATGCCCTCCACCAGCCGGGCAGGGAGCCTGAAGGACCCAGAGATTGCAGAACTCTTTTTTAAGGAGGACCCTGAGAAACTTTTTACTGATCTGCGTGAGATCGGACATGGCAGCTTTGGGGCTGTGTATTTC gCACGTGATGTGCGGACCGCAGAAGTGGTGGCCATTAAGAAGATGTCCTATAGTGGAAAACAGTCAAATGAG AAATGGCAGGATATCATTAAAGAAGTCAAATTCCTCCAGAGAATACAACACCCAAACAGCATAGAGTATAAAGGATGCTATCTACGGGAGCACACAGCATGG CTTGTGATGGAGTACTGTTTGGGTTCAGCCTCCGACCTCCTTGAAG TCCACAAAAAGCCCCTTCAGGAAATGGAGATTGCAGCTATTACCCATGGTGCTTTGCTGGGACTTGCCTACCTTCATTCTCATAACATGATTCACAG GGATATCAAAGCTGGGAACATCCTGCTGACAGAGCCTGGACAGGTCAAATTGGCAGACTTTGGCTCTGCGTCCATCGCCTCTCCAGCCAATTCCTTTGTGGGGACGCCATATTG GATGGCCCCTGAGGTGATTCTGGCTATGGATGAGGGACAGTATGATGGAAAAGTGGATGTCTGGTCCCTTGGGATCACTTGTATAGAACTAG CTGAGAGGAAGCCTCCTCTGTTTAATATGAATGCGATGAGTGCCTTATACCACATAGCGCAGAATGAGAGCCCAACACTGCAGTCAAGCGAATG GACGgattactttagaaactttgtTGACTCTTGCCTTCAGAAAATCCCCCAGGACAGGCCGCATTCAGATGATTTGCTGCAG CATGTGTTTGTTCAACGCGAGAGGCCAGACACTGTTCTGATTGACCTGATTATGAGGACCAAGGATGCAGTCCGAGAGCTGGACAACCTGCAGTACCGCAAGATGAAGAAGATCCTCTTTCATGATCCTCATAATGGTCCAGCCACTGAGCCACAAGAAGGAGATGAG gaGCCAGAGCATAGTGCTGGGCGTACGGGCACAGTGAACAGTGTGGGCAGTAATCAATCCATCCCTAGCATGTCTATCAGTGCCAGCTCTCAGAGCAGCTCGGTCAACAGCCTGCCTGACGCTGCAGATGACAAGAGTGAGCTGGACCTGTTGGAGGGAGACCACACTGTTATGTCTAACAGCTCTGTCATCCATCTCAAACCT GAGGAAGAGGAATTTTACCACGATGACTCTGAGGTGCACAATCGCCCCCCTGAGGCTCAGCCTGCTCCTGCACAGCCACCCCAGCGCAAACATCGCAATCGTGAGCACTTTGCCACCATTCGCACAGCCTCACTG GTAACAAGGCAGATGCAAGAGCATGAGCAAGACTCTGAGCTGAGGGAACAGATGTCTGGCTATAAGCGTATGAGAAGGCAGCACCAGAAGCACCTGATGGCTTTGGAGAACAAGCTGAAAGCTGAGATGGATGAGCACAGACTGAGGCTGGACAAGGAGCTGGAAACCCAGAGGAATAGTTTTGCTGCTGAGATTGAGAAACTGGTCAAGAAGCATCAAGCAGCAATGGAGAaagat GCAAAATCATTTGCTAATGATGAGAAGAAGTTTCAGCAACACATCCAGGTTCAGCAGAAGAAGGAGCTCAGCAGCTTCCTTGAATCCCAGAAACGAGAGTACAAATTACGAAAAGAACAACTGAAAGAG GAGTTGAATGAGAACCAGTCCACACCCAAGAAGGAGAAGCAGGAGTGGCTCTCCAAGCAAAAGGAAAACTTTCAGCATTTCCAAGCCGAAGAGGAGGCCAATCTACTCCGTCGCCAACGGCAGTACCTGGAGCTGGAGTGCAGGCGCTTCAAACGTCGCATCCTCATTGCCAGACACAACGTGGAGCAGGACCTTGTTCGAGAA GAACTGAATAAGCGTCAAACACAGAAGGACTTGGAGCATGCCATGCTTCTGCGCCACCATGAGTCCATGCAAGAGCTGGAGGTGAGGCAGCTTGGCACCATCCAGAAGATGCGGACTGAGCTCATCCGTCTGCAGCACCAGACCGAGCTCACCAACCAGTTGGAATACAACAAGCGCAGGGAGAGAGAACTGCGCCGCAAGCATGTGATGGAGGTCCGTCAGCAGCCCAAGAGTCTGAAG TCCAAGGAGCTGCAGATCAAGAAACAGTTTCAGGACACATGTAAGATCCAGACGCGGCAGTACAAGGCCCTGCGAAACCACCTCCTGGAGACCACACCTAAGTCTGAACACAAGGCTGTGTTAAAGAGGCTCAAAGAGGAGCAGACACGCAAACTAGCCATCCTTGCTGAACAGTATGACCACTCCATCAGTGACATGCTCTCCACACAGGCT TTGCGATTGGATGAGGCCCAGGAAGCGGAGTGCCAGGTGCTAAAGATGCAGCTgcagcaggagctggagctCCTCAATGCGTATCAGAGTAAGATCAAAATGCAGACAGATGCGCAGCATGACCACGAGAGAAAAGAGCTGGAGCAGAGAGTCTCACTGCGAAGAGCCCTCCTTGAGCAGAAG ATAGAGGAAGAGATGTTGGCTCTGCAGAACGAGCGCTCTGAGAGGATCCGCAGCCTTCTAGAGCGGCAGGCCCGTGAGATTGAAGCATTCGACTCTGAAAGTATGCGTTTGGGCTTCAGCAACATGGTGCTCTCCAACCTGGCCTCTTCCGATGGCCACAGCCACAGCTTCCCAGGGGCCCCTGGTGGCTGGGGTTCTCAGCATGGAGCCAGCTCCCAGGGGCCTCACTGGGGAGGTAGCGGTGGTTCCGGGGTAGGAGGGCATCATGGCAGCCAACATGGCCACCATCACCATCCCAGTCAGAGCGGCTCTATCCAACAGCCCTGGGGTCACAGCTTGCCCTCAGGTGGGCCGCCTCCCTGGGGCCAC
- the taok1b gene encoding serine/threonine-protein kinase TAO1 isoform X1 has protein sequence MPSTSRAGSLKDPEIAELFFKEDPEKLFTDLREIGHGSFGAVYFARDVRTAEVVAIKKMSYSGKQSNEKWQDIIKEVKFLQRIQHPNSIEYKGCYLREHTAWLVMEYCLGSASDLLEVHKKPLQEMEIAAITHGALLGLAYLHSHNMIHRDIKAGNILLTEPGQVKLADFGSASIASPANSFVGTPYWMAPEVILAMDEGQYDGKVDVWSLGITCIELAERKPPLFNMNAMSALYHIAQNESPTLQSSEWTDYFRNFVDSCLQKIPQDRPHSDDLLQHVFVQRERPDTVLIDLIMRTKDAVRELDNLQYRKMKKILFHDPHNGPATEPQEGDEEPEHSAGRTGTVNSVGSNQSIPSMSISASSQSSSVNSLPDAADDKSELDLLEGDHTVMSNSSVIHLKPEEEEFYHDDSEVHNRPPEAQPAPAQPPQRKHRNREHFATIRTASLVTRQMQEHEQDSELREQMSGYKRMRRQHQKHLMALENKLKAEMDEHRLRLDKELETQRNSFAAEIEKLVKKHQAAMEKDAKSFANDEKKFQQHIQVQQKKELSSFLESQKREYKLRKEQLKEELNENQSTPKKEKQEWLSKQKENFQHFQAEEEANLLRRQRQYLELECRRFKRRILIARHNVEQDLVREELNKRQTQKDLEHAMLLRHHESMQELEVRQLGTIQKMRTELIRLQHQTELTNQLEYNKRRERELRRKHVMEVRQQPKSLKVGETDSKELQIKKQFQDTCKIQTRQYKALRNHLLETTPKSEHKAVLKRLKEEQTRKLAILAEQYDHSISDMLSTQALRLDEAQEAECQVLKMQLQQELELLNAYQSKIKMQTDAQHDHERKELEQRVSLRRALLEQKIEEEMLALQNERSERIRSLLERQAREIEAFDSESMRLGFSNMVLSNLASSDGHSHSFPGAPGGWGSQHGASSQGPHWGGSGGSGVGGHHGSQHGHHHHPSQSGSIQQPWGHSLPSGGPPPWGHHGPGGSQRSSGSGGGARNSPQALRRTSSGGRSEQGMSRSASIASQISNGSHLSYT, from the exons ATGCCCTCCACCAGCCGGGCAGGGAGCCTGAAGGACCCAGAGATTGCAGAACTCTTTTTTAAGGAGGACCCTGAGAAACTTTTTACTGATCTGCGTGAGATCGGACATGGCAGCTTTGGGGCTGTGTATTTC gCACGTGATGTGCGGACCGCAGAAGTGGTGGCCATTAAGAAGATGTCCTATAGTGGAAAACAGTCAAATGAG AAATGGCAGGATATCATTAAAGAAGTCAAATTCCTCCAGAGAATACAACACCCAAACAGCATAGAGTATAAAGGATGCTATCTACGGGAGCACACAGCATGG CTTGTGATGGAGTACTGTTTGGGTTCAGCCTCCGACCTCCTTGAAG TCCACAAAAAGCCCCTTCAGGAAATGGAGATTGCAGCTATTACCCATGGTGCTTTGCTGGGACTTGCCTACCTTCATTCTCATAACATGATTCACAG GGATATCAAAGCTGGGAACATCCTGCTGACAGAGCCTGGACAGGTCAAATTGGCAGACTTTGGCTCTGCGTCCATCGCCTCTCCAGCCAATTCCTTTGTGGGGACGCCATATTG GATGGCCCCTGAGGTGATTCTGGCTATGGATGAGGGACAGTATGATGGAAAAGTGGATGTCTGGTCCCTTGGGATCACTTGTATAGAACTAG CTGAGAGGAAGCCTCCTCTGTTTAATATGAATGCGATGAGTGCCTTATACCACATAGCGCAGAATGAGAGCCCAACACTGCAGTCAAGCGAATG GACGgattactttagaaactttgtTGACTCTTGCCTTCAGAAAATCCCCCAGGACAGGCCGCATTCAGATGATTTGCTGCAG CATGTGTTTGTTCAACGCGAGAGGCCAGACACTGTTCTGATTGACCTGATTATGAGGACCAAGGATGCAGTCCGAGAGCTGGACAACCTGCAGTACCGCAAGATGAAGAAGATCCTCTTTCATGATCCTCATAATGGTCCAGCCACTGAGCCACAAGAAGGAGATGAG gaGCCAGAGCATAGTGCTGGGCGTACGGGCACAGTGAACAGTGTGGGCAGTAATCAATCCATCCCTAGCATGTCTATCAGTGCCAGCTCTCAGAGCAGCTCGGTCAACAGCCTGCCTGACGCTGCAGATGACAAGAGTGAGCTGGACCTGTTGGAGGGAGACCACACTGTTATGTCTAACAGCTCTGTCATCCATCTCAAACCT GAGGAAGAGGAATTTTACCACGATGACTCTGAGGTGCACAATCGCCCCCCTGAGGCTCAGCCTGCTCCTGCACAGCCACCCCAGCGCAAACATCGCAATCGTGAGCACTTTGCCACCATTCGCACAGCCTCACTG GTAACAAGGCAGATGCAAGAGCATGAGCAAGACTCTGAGCTGAGGGAACAGATGTCTGGCTATAAGCGTATGAGAAGGCAGCACCAGAAGCACCTGATGGCTTTGGAGAACAAGCTGAAAGCTGAGATGGATGAGCACAGACTGAGGCTGGACAAGGAGCTGGAAACCCAGAGGAATAGTTTTGCTGCTGAGATTGAGAAACTGGTCAAGAAGCATCAAGCAGCAATGGAGAaagat GCAAAATCATTTGCTAATGATGAGAAGAAGTTTCAGCAACACATCCAGGTTCAGCAGAAGAAGGAGCTCAGCAGCTTCCTTGAATCCCAGAAACGAGAGTACAAATTACGAAAAGAACAACTGAAAGAG GAGTTGAATGAGAACCAGTCCACACCCAAGAAGGAGAAGCAGGAGTGGCTCTCCAAGCAAAAGGAAAACTTTCAGCATTTCCAAGCCGAAGAGGAGGCCAATCTACTCCGTCGCCAACGGCAGTACCTGGAGCTGGAGTGCAGGCGCTTCAAACGTCGCATCCTCATTGCCAGACACAACGTGGAGCAGGACCTTGTTCGAGAA GAACTGAATAAGCGTCAAACACAGAAGGACTTGGAGCATGCCATGCTTCTGCGCCACCATGAGTCCATGCAAGAGCTGGAGGTGAGGCAGCTTGGCACCATCCAGAAGATGCGGACTGAGCTCATCCGTCTGCAGCACCAGACCGAGCTCACCAACCAGTTGGAATACAACAAGCGCAGGGAGAGAGAACTGCGCCGCAAGCATGTGATGGAGGTCCGTCAGCAGCCCAAGAGTCTGAAGGTGGGTGAAACTGAT TCCAAGGAGCTGCAGATCAAGAAACAGTTTCAGGACACATGTAAGATCCAGACGCGGCAGTACAAGGCCCTGCGAAACCACCTCCTGGAGACCACACCTAAGTCTGAACACAAGGCTGTGTTAAAGAGGCTCAAAGAGGAGCAGACACGCAAACTAGCCATCCTTGCTGAACAGTATGACCACTCCATCAGTGACATGCTCTCCACACAGGCT TTGCGATTGGATGAGGCCCAGGAAGCGGAGTGCCAGGTGCTAAAGATGCAGCTgcagcaggagctggagctCCTCAATGCGTATCAGAGTAAGATCAAAATGCAGACAGATGCGCAGCATGACCACGAGAGAAAAGAGCTGGAGCAGAGAGTCTCACTGCGAAGAGCCCTCCTTGAGCAGAAG ATAGAGGAAGAGATGTTGGCTCTGCAGAACGAGCGCTCTGAGAGGATCCGCAGCCTTCTAGAGCGGCAGGCCCGTGAGATTGAAGCATTCGACTCTGAAAGTATGCGTTTGGGCTTCAGCAACATGGTGCTCTCCAACCTGGCCTCTTCCGATGGCCACAGCCACAGCTTCCCAGGGGCCCCTGGTGGCTGGGGTTCTCAGCATGGAGCCAGCTCCCAGGGGCCTCACTGGGGAGGTAGCGGTGGTTCCGGGGTAGGAGGGCATCATGGCAGCCAACATGGCCACCATCACCATCCCAGTCAGAGCGGCTCTATCCAACAGCCCTGGGGTCACAGCTTGCCCTCAGGTGGGCCGCCTCCCTGGGGCCAC